The genomic stretch GAGCGAAGCTAGTGTATGTGCAGGCACAAATTCCCCATGACATAATGGCCACTCATTTCCGCAACCAAGTCCCGAATCCGTACGTGTAACTACCCCGCCGCCAAATGTGGCAAAAAACATGAACAGCGTAGTCACAAAACTAAACCATTTTAAAAGTCTGATATGCTTCAACCTTATTCACCTGCAATTATATGATGTGGCGGAAAACTCTCCGCATGCTGATTATATAAGCAATGCTCAGCAACTCTCATTATTATAACGGATAAAAGAATTCGAAACATGAGGGGATTGTGACAATATCTTAACGGCTGTTAAAACGTAACATTTTTCATTGTTTCCCTAGAATCCTACCCTATTTATGGTATTCAGCACAATCCAGCACAAAAAAACACCGCTCTTTTTTAATCAAAAGAACGGTGTTTTATTATGATTACTTTAGCTGCGCAGTGTTTGATACACTTCAACCGCCCGGTTAAGGAATTCTACAATTTCCTCACGTGATTTGCGATTTTTATTTACGAAACGAATGAGCTCGCGTCCATCTGCATAAGCCACAAAACTAGGGATTCCTAGAATGTTCTGTTCCTGACTTAGATCGCCGGTTTGTTCTACATCGACTTCAATCAGAGTAAGCAGCTGAGAAAACTCCTGCTCTACCTCCGGCATGAAGGGATCGATAAATCTGCAGTCTACGCACCAGTCTGCTTTGAAGACAGCGACCGTCAAATTAGAAGATTGGGTTAAAACATCGAATTCCGCTTTAGAATTAATTTTTTTCATCCTTATTCATCCTCTCTAGTATACAGGCTCGTATAGATCTTCTGGTTTAGTGAATCATTCTTGACGAGTGGAAGTCAAATCATTCGTACATACTATTATATAACCAGGCAAAGTCTGTAGCAAAAGAGGAGGCAAGAAAAAGATGAAAAATCAGCAATCTTCTGTCCATTCTTTCAACGCAATATGGCAAATGGTAAAGACCTTGCCTATAACTGCAGCAGAAGTGATTCGCGGTAAACAGGCCGCCATTCGTTCATCGAAACGACTCCGTCATCCGCTTCGTCCGCTCACCTGGCCAGCTTCATCTGCTTCCTGGATACAGAATCAACTGGAACAAACACTTGCCAGTGTACGAGCCAGCGGAGTTCAGCCCGCTTCCATGCGGAGCAGTCAGCTCGATCCTTATAGCGTGGAAGAGCTGGAACTCGTACGCGAGATCATGGAACAAACGCAGCAGCATAATCAAAGTAATCTAACAAGAACGGCTGCTTATTTAGCTTGCTATGAAGCCTATCCGGAACTTCACTGGGCTCTGCTTGCTCATTTGGTATCTCGTAACGGCGGCTACAATATGACCGATTTAAAGAGCGATCTTTTGCATAATGTACTTAAAAGTCAGGATAATAAACAAGTTTATCTTCTCTTAGAACGGTGTAATGCACTTATTTTTCAAGATGCCTATCCGCAGCTGCTGTTATATATGAAAAGCCGAGAAAAAGGCCGAAGCTATTTTCATTTGCTGTCCGAGTTTCATGTGTCTGCCTTTATGAGTCCTTTTTGGGAACAATTCTGGCTTGAACGTAGCAGCGAGGTCTTGACCGTTGGTCTCATTATTAATGAGCAAAATTATATCGAGAACCGGGTCATTCGCAATCCCTATTATCAGCATCATGTCATGGCTACTCTCTCTTTTCGTTCCCATGAACTGGCTGGGCTTAATCATATTATTATCCCGCTGGGTGTGGATCAGGAATTGGTCGGTTTGACGATGAATCATTTCAATAAACTGCATGAACGGATTGAGTTCGGCAAAGCTCTGTATGCCCTGTTATTCGGGTATTCGCAAGTACTAGAGAGAGCAGCCACCTTTTCTAAAGAAATACCTCATGAAGGTTCGCGAAGTGAATATTGGCCTAAATATTACACTTCCCTATATGGTCAGAAACGAGAGGAACCCCTTCTCACAGCTGCACTAAGTAATAAAGAGATGCTTTCTAGAGACAACAAAATATATAGTCCTACCTTATATAAAGCTTGGTATGATATGCCTTATGAGAAAATAACTCGTGAAGACTGGCTTACGCATACCTCTCATACAGATACACTCGGTCACCTCAACCTTCCAAGGAGACCACGTATATTTGATGTGAGTTACCGGCACCGGTTCGCTCTATGGAAACTTGGCATTGTTCATGATCTGAACGAAATAAGAAACACCAATAAGATTCTATAAAAAAAGAACGAAGCCCTTTAAAGAGCTATCGTTCTTTTTACCTTATCCTCTGCTGCCTTGCTTATTACCTCGCTGTAATCTCATCAAAGGCCGAAGCACCTTCTGAATGATCCGCGGATAGTTCGCAAGCTCGTCCTGACGAAGTACGCGCATGGCAATAAGCAGAACAAAATAACTGATGACTACCGCGACTCCAACGATGATACAGTTTATTAAAAATGCCACTCTCGCAGGCATCATATCTACCATAGACAGCCCAAGCTGATGAAGTCCATATCCAATCGCACTGGATATAATAACGGTAATCAGAAAGCCAATCCATCTCTTACCGAGAATGGAGAAAGCAACTGTCTTTTTAAGAACACGAATGTTGAGAAGTGTGATCACAAAGAAAGCAAGCCCCGTTGAGATAATGATTCCATAGATTCCAAAGAACTGAGCAAGGATAAAGCTGGAGAACAACTTCACCATAATTCCGATAAACACGGTTACCATGGTAATTCTTGGTTTACCGATACCCAGTAGAATGGAGTTGGAAGTCATCATTGTAATTTGAAAAATTGTCCCGAACGTCAACATAGCAACAATTCCGCTGCCATCCAAACTACTAAACAAAAGTCCATTAATTGAATAAGCAGCTACACAGAGAGCAATCACCATCGGCATCCCTGTCATGATCGCGATCCGCATAGCGAGGGTCACTTGATTACGCAGATGAACTTCATCTTTTCTTGCAAATGCTGCCGAGATAATAGGGATCAATGATGTACTGAGTGCAATCGCCAGGATCGGCGGAATTCCCGCAACAGGCTGAGCCCGGTTTGTCAAAATACCAAGTATCGTCGTAGCCGTATCTGAGCCGACCTGACCGCTGATCAGAGGTTTAATAATGGATGAATCAATAAAGTTAACGGCAGGTACAGCTAATGATGACAATACGATCGGTATAGAAAGTGTGAAAATATCACGGTAGATCCGGGACAACGGAATTTGCGCCGTTTGCAGATCATGGAGACCAAGTTCTCGGTCTTTTCGAATCTGTTTCCGAGTAAAATACAGCATTACTGCGAATGCACCGACACTGCCGAGCACTCCCCCGAACGTTGCACCTGCTGCAACCTCACTATCTCCATATCCTGCTCTTAATAGAATATAAGCAAGCAAGATTGCCGTACCAACCCGTGCAAATTGTTCGACAATCTGCGAGATCCCGCCAGCTGTCATGTTGTTGCGGCCTTGGAAGTAGCCGCGCATCATGGCAATCGTCGGGAATAATAAGAGCGCCGGAGCCAGTGCACGAATGGCTAAAGCCGATTCAGGAACTTGGGCAACATACGTTGCGTAAAATGGAGCAAGTGTCCATAACAGTATCGTCATAACAATTCCAGCAAATGCGGAGAAAATAAGAGCAGCTTGATAAATTCGTTTTGCTTCCTCAGGTTTATCCAGCGCATAGCGCTCGGAGACCATTTTGCTGAGCGTACTTGGAATACCTGCGGTGGCCACCGTAAGCAGCATTAGATATACGCTGTTCGCCACCCCGAAAGAGGCGTCCCCCACATCTCCGAGCAAGTGTTCAAGCGGAACGCGCTGGACAAGCCCAAGCAGCCGGGCAACAAGAGCTGCCACAGCAAGGATAATCGTACCCTTGATGAATGATTCCTTTTTAGACAAGACGTAATTCCCTTCTTCCTTCCCCCGAACGAAACGTTTAGGAACCTAATTTTAATTAACTGAATCAATTTCATAACTCATTAAAATGATGAATTTGTAACTATATATAGACAAACAAAACCATTTTGATCTATATATAACCCTGATTAAAGCAACTAAAGGTATTATGAAATTAATTAACTGTAATCCATATAAAAAATATAATCACCATAGCTACTTGCAAGATGATCTTCATGACGGTACTTGCAAATAAACCTAACACCGAACCAAATCCAACTTTTGCGGACTTTTGAACCGTCGATCCGCCAATCAGTTCCCCGACAAAAGCGCCTAAGAAGGGTCCAATAACAAGTCCAAAAGCCGGTATAACAAAAGGTCCGATAATGACACCAATGGTACTGAGTGTGGTCGAGAGCTTTGAACCTCCATATTTCTTGACGCCCCAGGCATTAACGACGTAGTCTGCCACAAACAACACCACGACGATCAGTGTCTGGATAATCCAGAACCAGACTCCAAATGATTCGAATCCGAAGAACCATCCATATACAAAAAAGGCGAAATAAATAGCGAGAGCACCAGGCAGAATAGGGAAAATTGCTCCCGCAAGTCCAATCGCAAATAATAGAATAACAAGAATCCAACCAAGGATTGTCATCAGGCAATTATGCCTCCTTCAAAATATAGTCTCGTATCACTTCCACAATTCCATCTTCATTGTTCGTGCCTACTACGAGATCAGCTGCTTCTTTTACCGTTTCCTGTGCATTCCCCATAGCGACTCCAAGACCTGCTGCCTGAATGACAGCAAGATCATTCAGACTATCGCCTACCGCAACTACCTCTTCCATCGTAATTCCGAGAAGTTTACATACTTCCTGAATCCCGCTGGCTTTAGAAATACCCGCCGGATTAATCTCGAGATTTGTTGTTGAGGAGTTCGTAATCTGAAGACCACCCAAATCTTGAAGCTCCATCAAAATCTGATGGCGGACATCATTATCTTCGGTTGTATAACCGAATTTCAGCCACTCATGATCGTAAATGGAATCCACCCAGCGCTCGCTGTTAAACAGCTTATCTACCGTATAAGCCCAGAACCAACAATTATGCTTAATTGCGATCTCATGCATTTTAGATACAAGTTCTGGATCAAGCAAGGTTCTTACATGCAGCTCATTCGGTGATTTCCATACTTCGCTTCCGTTCACGGTAACCATCGGTGTATCCAGGCCAAGTTCCTGACCATAAGGAAGCGCATGATGAGCAGCACGTCCTGTAGATAGGCATACATGTATACCCGCTTTCATTGCCTTATGAATCCAGCTGGACGTCTCGTGAGAAATTTCATGTTCATCGGTTAGCAGCGTGCCGTCCATATCTAGCGCAAGTAATTTATATCGATATTGATTATTCAAAATAAGTCTCCTCCTTTTTGTTCTCTACCCATCCATTCTTTATCTTTATTTTTTGTTTATGAATCACAATACATATCGCATTTTATCATAAACAAGGAATTGCAACAAAAGAGGTTTACCTGGTTTAAGTCATATGTATGACATATAAAAAGAGCAGGCGGCCTCACCTGCTCTTATCTATGATATTATTTTATTGTAATGCATTTCGTATATATTCCATATTACAGTCGTACTTCCCTGCTTCCCCTGCCTCGCAGGAGTCTCCGAACGAGAACACCATGGAGCGGTGAGAACAGAAAAGCAAGTACGAATAACCCTCCTGCTGAGGCCACCATGCACCCTGCAATCGAAGCATCAAGTAAGAAGGCCATATAATATCCAGCAACGGAACTTGCTGCTCCGATGAGAACACTATAAGTCAGCATGATCCCAAGACGATCCGTCAATAGATAGGCTGTTGCCGCAGGAACAATGAGCATCCCAACAACGAGAATAGCGCCTACGCTGTCAAAAGATGCAACCGAAGTCATGGAGACCATTCCCATAAGTAAATAATGAAACAGTGCCACCGGAATACCGCTTGCTGCAGCAAGTGCTGGATCAAAGGAACAAATTTTGAATTGCTTATAGAATAAGGTTAGTAAGACCATTATGACAAACAGGGTAATCCCAAGCATCCATACCGCCCTTGGTCCCACATCAACACCGCCCAAAGCCAGCTGATCCCACTGAACATAAGCAATTTCTCCAAAAAGCACATGGTCAAGATCAAGATCAATATTTTGTGCGTTCAAGCTGATCAAGATGACCCCTGCGGCAAAGAGCGCCGTAAATACAATTCCAATCGAGGCATCGGACGATAAACCGCCCCCTTGTAACATTTGAATGAGAAAAACAGCGATGAGTCCAAAAGCAGTAGCCCCTGCCAATATCCACAGCGACTCACGGCCGCTGATTAGAAAGGCAATGGCAATCCCTGGCAGCACAGCGTGACTTATCGCATCTCCGACCATTGCCATCTTTCTAAGCACTAGAAAAGTCCCGAGAAGCGCGCAGGCGGAGGAAACCAGTATTGCGGTGAGTATTATCCAAAATCCTGACATGATGATCCCCCTCTACTTCCTGATTTCTGCCTGTGGCTTACCTGACTGCTGATGATATGCTGTCCTCACTCTCCGCTCACGAAAGGCTCTTGCCATCCATCCTCTATCAGGAGCAAAAAGAACAGAGACAGCAAACAATCCGGTGGCAACAAGTACGGTTACCGGGCCTGTAGGCAAATCGGGTGTAGTTGCACTAACCACCGTACCAATCACTCCGCTAAGTGCTCCGAATAATCCAGCCAGTGCAACCATTAGACCCAGCCGGTGTGTCCAATATTTAGCCGCTGCAGCGGGTGTAACGAGAAGTGCAGCAACAAGCACTACACCCACAATTTGTACCCCTGCTACGACGGCAATTACCGTAAGAAACAGCAATAGCTGCGCCAGTAACCCAGAAGGAACCCCCATTCCTCTAGCAAATCCCGGATCAAAACTGATTAACTTGAGTTCTTTAAATAAAAGACAACATACAACAAGCAGAAAAATAGAAACACCAAGCATCGTATAAACATCGCTTCTAACCATAGAAGCCGCTTGACCAAACATATATTTATCCAGTCCGCTCTGACTTCCATAATCCCCATGCTGAATGCGGGTTAACAACATAACCCCTACTCCAAAAAAGACGGACAGTATAACGCCGAGTGCAGTGTCTTGTTTTATACGGGAGTACTTCGTTATGACGGATATTCCGATGGTCGCAATCATTCCCGAAACGAGCGCCCCCAGCATAAATAAGAAAGTTGATTTTACCCCGCTCAGCATAAAAGCAATACAAATTCCTGGGAGAGCAGCATGGGCTAACGTATCTCCAATTAGACTTTGCTTACGAAGATAAGTAAAGGATCCCACCATTCCGCTGCTAAACCCAAGCAGCATCGAACCCAGCATGATCCACCTTGCATTTGGATCTGTCATAATGGAGAATATCCAGTTCATCATACCTACTACTCCTTCCACTTCTCTGCAGCGGCTGACTGACCAATCATAGCAATACGGCCGCCATATGTTTTTTGAAGCATCTCTGATGTGAACGTGGTTGATGTTGGACCTGCTGCCACTAACTTTCCATTCAACAGTATGACATGATCAAAGTATTCCTCTACTGTTGCAAGGTCATGATGAACGACAAGCACTGTTTTCCCTTGTTCTTTCAGTTCGCTCAGCAAGGCGATGATCGCTTTCTCTGTTGTCGCATCCACACCAGCAAAGGGTTCATCCATGAAATAGATATCCGCATCCTGTGCAAGGGCTCTTGCCAGGAATACACGCTGCTGCTGTCCGCCGGACAGCTGACTTATCTGACGGTGACAGAAATCGGCCATGCCTACTTTCTTCAGACAATCCATAGCGATTTCTTTTTCTTTCTTCCCAGGTCTCTTAAACCAGCCTAGTCTTCCGTACCTCCCCATCATCACTACATCAAGGGCATTCGTTGGAAAATCCCAATCCACGGATTCTCGCTGCGGTACATATCCAATTCTTTTGCGCTGTTCTTTATAGGGTTTTCCATAGATTTTGACATCCCCGCTGAGGGAGGGCACCAGGCCCAGTGCTGCTTTGATGAGCGTGGACTTTCCGGCTCCATTCGGTCCTAATATTCCGATTAATTTTCCTTCCGGTACAGAAAATGTGATGTCTTCAAGTACCGGCTTTTTATGATAGGCTACGGCCAGATGCTGAACCGAAAACGGTGATTGCACTTCACTAGATTCTGTTCCATTCACGGTATCCTCCTGCGTTAACATGCCCATTTTCCCCACTCCTCTTATCCTTGTGCATCCTATTTCAAAGCATCCACGATCACCTTTGTATTATGTTTTACCATTCCAATATAGGTTCCCTCTTCCGTTCCTTCTTGGCCCATCGCATCGGAATATAATTGACCGCCAATCGTAACCGTATGCCCTTTCTCTTTTGCCCCGGCTACGATCGCTTCCATCGCTTTTGGTGAAATACTGGATTCTACAAAGACAGCTTTAATTTGGTTGTCTACAAGAAAATCTCTCAGTTCACTAACATCATTTACTCCATACTCGGCAGATGTGCTGATTCCTTGTAAACCAAGCACTTCAATGTCGTAAGCCTGACCAAAATAGCCAAAAGCATCATGTGCAGTGACGAGTACCCGGGAAGCTTTCGGAATGGAAGTAATCCTTTCGCTGACTTCCTCGTGTAAATCCTGCAGCTTTGCTATATACGCATCCGCCTGGTCATTATAGTCTTTCGCATGTTCGGGATCTGCCTGAGTAAGACTGTCCCGAATGGTATCCGTAACCTGTATCCACTTTGTCACATCGAACCATACATGAGGATCCGCTTCCTCCTTATCCCCATAAGGAACCATCAGCAGCTCGCTTTCTGGAATATCCTTCGTCACTTGAGTCACGGTCTTAGACTTGCCCAGGTTGAGTAGAATATCAGACATCTTTCCTTCAAGATGCAATCCGTTATATAAAATGAGATCCGCTTGTTCCAATTTTTTAATATCTCCTTGAGAAGCTTTATATAAGTGGGGGTCTACTCCTGGTCCCATCAGCCCTGTTACTTCTACATGCTCTCCG from Paenibacillus polygoni encodes the following:
- a CDS encoding thioredoxin family protein codes for the protein MKKINSKAEFDVLTQSSNLTVAVFKADWCVDCRFIDPFMPEVEQEFSQLLTLIEVDVEQTGDLSQEQNILGIPSFVAYADGRELIRFVNKNRKSREEIVEFLNRAVEVYQTLRS
- a CDS encoding DUF2515 family protein gives rise to the protein MKNQQSSVHSFNAIWQMVKTLPITAAEVIRGKQAAIRSSKRLRHPLRPLTWPASSASWIQNQLEQTLASVRASGVQPASMRSSQLDPYSVEELELVREIMEQTQQHNQSNLTRTAAYLACYEAYPELHWALLAHLVSRNGGYNMTDLKSDLLHNVLKSQDNKQVYLLLERCNALIFQDAYPQLLLYMKSREKGRSYFHLLSEFHVSAFMSPFWEQFWLERSSEVLTVGLIINEQNYIENRVIRNPYYQHHVMATLSFRSHELAGLNHIIIPLGVDQELVGLTMNHFNKLHERIEFGKALYALLFGYSQVLERAATFSKEIPHEGSRSEYWPKYYTSLYGQKREEPLLTAALSNKEMLSRDNKIYSPTLYKAWYDMPYEKITREDWLTHTSHTDTLGHLNLPRRPRIFDVSYRHRFALWKLGIVHDLNEIRNTNKIL
- a CDS encoding putative polysaccharide biosynthesis protein — encoded protein: MSKKESFIKGTIILAVAALVARLLGLVQRVPLEHLLGDVGDASFGVANSVYLMLLTVATAGIPSTLSKMVSERYALDKPEEAKRIYQAALIFSAFAGIVMTILLWTLAPFYATYVAQVPESALAIRALAPALLLFPTIAMMRGYFQGRNNMTAGGISQIVEQFARVGTAILLAYILLRAGYGDSEVAAGATFGGVLGSVGAFAVMLYFTRKQIRKDRELGLHDLQTAQIPLSRIYRDIFTLSIPIVLSSLAVPAVNFIDSSIIKPLISGQVGSDTATTILGILTNRAQPVAGIPPILAIALSTSLIPIISAAFARKDEVHLRNQVTLAMRIAIMTGMPMVIALCVAAYSINGLLFSSLDGSGIVAMLTFGTIFQITMMTSNSILLGIGKPRITMVTVFIGIMVKLFSSFILAQFFGIYGIIISTGLAFFVITLLNIRVLKKTVAFSILGKRWIGFLITVIISSAIGYGLHQLGLSMVDMMPARVAFLINCIIVGVAVVISYFVLLIAMRVLRQDELANYPRIIQKVLRPLMRLQRGNKQGSRG
- a CDS encoding DUF456 domain-containing protein; protein product: MTILGWILVILLFAIGLAGAIFPILPGALAIYFAFFVYGWFFGFESFGVWFWIIQTLIVVVLFVADYVVNAWGVKKYGGSKLSTTLSTIGVIIGPFVIPAFGLVIGPFLGAFVGELIGGSTVQKSAKVGFGSVLGLFASTVMKIILQVAMVIIFFIWITVN
- a CDS encoding Cof-type HAD-IIB family hydrolase, which gives rise to MNNQYRYKLLALDMDGTLLTDEHEISHETSSWIHKAMKAGIHVCLSTGRAAHHALPYGQELGLDTPMVTVNGSEVWKSPNELHVRTLLDPELVSKMHEIAIKHNCWFWAYTVDKLFNSERWVDSIYDHEWLKFGYTTEDNDVRHQILMELQDLGGLQITNSSTTNLEINPAGISKASGIQEVCKLLGITMEEVVAVGDSLNDLAVIQAAGLGVAMGNAQETVKEAADLVVGTNNEDGIVEVIRDYILKEA
- a CDS encoding metal ABC transporter permease, with product MSGFWIILTAILVSSACALLGTFLVLRKMAMVGDAISHAVLPGIAIAFLISGRESLWILAGATAFGLIAVFLIQMLQGGGLSSDASIGIVFTALFAAGVILISLNAQNIDLDLDHVLFGEIAYVQWDQLALGGVDVGPRAVWMLGITLFVIMVLLTLFYKQFKICSFDPALAAASGIPVALFHYLLMGMVSMTSVASFDSVGAILVVGMLIVPAATAYLLTDRLGIMLTYSVLIGAASSVAGYYMAFLLDASIAGCMVASAGGLFVLAFLFSPLHGVLVRRLLRGRGSREVRL
- a CDS encoding metal ABC transporter permease, producing MMNWIFSIMTDPNARWIMLGSMLLGFSSGMVGSFTYLRKQSLIGDTLAHAALPGICIAFMLSGVKSTFLFMLGALVSGMIATIGISVITKYSRIKQDTALGVILSVFFGVGVMLLTRIQHGDYGSQSGLDKYMFGQAASMVRSDVYTMLGVSIFLLVVCCLLFKELKLISFDPGFARGMGVPSGLLAQLLLFLTVIAVVAGVQIVGVVLVAALLVTPAAAAKYWTHRLGLMVALAGLFGALSGVIGTVVSATTPDLPTGPVTVLVATGLFAVSVLFAPDRGWMARAFRERRVRTAYHQQSGKPQAEIRK
- a CDS encoding metal ABC transporter ATP-binding protein; the encoded protein is MGMLTQEDTVNGTESSEVQSPFSVQHLAVAYHKKPVLEDITFSVPEGKLIGILGPNGAGKSTLIKAALGLVPSLSGDVKIYGKPYKEQRKRIGYVPQRESVDWDFPTNALDVVMMGRYGRLGWFKRPGKKEKEIAMDCLKKVGMADFCHRQISQLSGGQQQRVFLARALAQDADIYFMDEPFAGVDATTEKAIIALLSELKEQGKTVLVVHHDLATVEEYFDHVILLNGKLVAAGPTSTTFTSEMLQKTYGGRIAMIGQSAAAEKWKE
- a CDS encoding metal ABC transporter solute-binding protein, Zn/Mn family — its product is MKKKRIWDRMFIAFVVMSSILALTACGGTSSKAGENEETGKLKITTTTGMIADAAKEVGGEHVEVTGLMGPGVDPHLYKASQGDIKKLEQADLILYNGLHLEGKMSDILLNLGKSKTVTQVTKDIPESELLMVPYGDKEEADPHVWFDVTKWIQVTDTIRDSLTQADPEHAKDYNDQADAYIAKLQDLHEEVSERITSIPKASRVLVTAHDAFGYFGQAYDIEVLGLQGISTSAEYGVNDVSELRDFLVDNQIKAVFVESSISPKAMEAIVAGAKEKGHTVTIGGQLYSDAMGQEGTEEGTYIGMVKHNTKVIVDALK